The genomic interval GAAGTGAAGGAGACCCGGCGGCGCTGGGATCCGCTCCGCTATCCAGACGGAGTTGCCTTTCACCTCTGGAGAAAAGCGAAGGGACGCTTTATGCGCTACCTCGCTGCGTACGGGTCACGAGCCAGGCTGTAGCCGCGTTACTGTATCTAATATAGGCACTTCGGAGCAGAAGCGTAAGACAGTGCGGCTCTAAGCTCTGCAGCGTTCTGTGAGCTTCGGATCGAAGTGAGCGTTCGCACTCTTCCGTCCGTAAGCTCGAACTTTATCCAAGACGCTCAAGCACTAGACACGGAAACTGTTCCTCCACAACGTCAACGGCTGCGGAGAGGATAGGAGTAATATACGCACCTTGGCTGCGCCTTATGAGAAGTGTCCAGTAGCCAGGATGGTAGCGAACGAGAGTAGCGGTAGCGAAGGCTACAAGGTAAAGGGCTAGGATGTTTGAGGTTGTTATCTCCTGAGCGGGCAGCCTCAGGTAATAGCCTCCCGTGCTTCTAGCACGCACCACTCCTAGGCCATCGGCTATTCCGTCGGCCACGTTTTCGGTGTAGCTACAAAGTATAAGAAAGCCGGGTTTCTCACGGATTTCAGGTGATCTGGCCATAGGACTATGGTCCTCGATACGGCACTGCTTTATATCCTCCCGGCCCAGGGCCTCGCCGACACTTGCCGGATCAGGCATGCCAGAGCCTACGATGTGCTGCTGTTCAACGCAGCGCATTCGAGGTGGAACTCGTTCCACCTCAGGCTGAACGTCGCCGCGATGCCGACGATACCCGCGGGGTGAAAGGACAAATACATTGAACTCGTCGCATGAGCCATTTAGCGTAGCTCGCTCGTACTCCGAGACCAACGGTGAGTGTAGGGGCTCATCGCAACCTGGAGTAGGAGCCACCAATCTATCAACGTTGCTAGACCTACGTGCCAGATAGTCTGTAGCGCTTTTTCGCACCATACTCTGGAATTTCTTCAGTTCGTTCGAATCGCGTCGCAAGATTGGCACCCATGTAAGTAGTCAGGTGTTACAAGCAGTCGCTCAACACGAATCGATGTCCGTACCTTGGCAACGCTGACCCTACTCCTCATTTACAATCCCCAAACCTAGTGATTCGTACGGGATACGGGGGCATGGGAATGGAGACACATAAGCAACCGCACATCGGTTTGACGATGAAACAGAGACCCGTAGGTGAACTCCGTGCCTTAGCGTCTGAGTACTTGCCTCAATTGCCACCTGGTGAAATTCAGCAGGCGAGCAAGCAAGATCTGATAATCCTGCTTACCGAGCGGGCGGGAGAGGATGGGGTCCTCGCCGAGAGGTTGTTGTCGGAAGGCATCTCGATAAAGCCTTCCTTCTATCTTCTGACTACGAATGTGGAAGAAAACGGTGCGCCGAAGCAGGAACAGATAATTCAGCGAGTGGAAGACGCCGTCAGTATGGTCAACAGTAGGTTGGACGCAGAGAAAGCTCCTGTCTACAGACGTTTCCGGTTGGAGCAGTTTGTGGTTTTCGAGGCTGACCTCTACCAAGCCCAGTTTGCTTGGGAGCAGATACATTGGTATTGGGAGCCGGAGAAGGTGACTCTCGAACATGTCTACGAGCTGAGGCTCGGGTACTTCATCCTGGACGCGAAAAACAACAAAGCCAT from Rubrobacter radiotolerans DSM 5868 carries:
- a CDS encoding YaaC family protein is translated as MPDPASVGEALGREDIKQCRIEDHSPMARSPEIREKPGFLILCSYTENVADGIADGLGVVRARSTGGYYLRLPAQEITTSNILALYLVAFATATLVRYHPGYWTLLIRRSQGAYITPILSAAVDVVEEQFPCLVLERLG